In Bradyrhizobium sp. 170, the DNA window GTCGCCGCGGAGTGAATGCTTTGAATTGGACGAAGGAGAACAGCCGGTGACCGCGCCTAAAGGCCCCACTTTGACGGTGGTGCCTCATCCCAAGACTGACACCCCACCGTTTGGCCCGCAAGTGCTGCAGCCGAGCGGCTGGCCGATGCCGAAAGGCTATGCCAACGGCATGGCCGCCGATGGCCGCCTTGTGGTGACCGGCGGCGTGATCGGCTGGGATACGCAAGGGCATCTAGCGCCGGACTTCGTCGCGCAGGTGCGTCAGACGCTCGCCAACATTTCCGAAATTCTTGCCGAGGGCGGCGCTGGACCTCAGCATCTCGTGCGCCTGACCTGGTATGTCGTCGACATCGAGGAATATCTCGCGAGCCTGAAAGAGCTCGGCCGCGTTTACCGCGAGATTTTTGGCGCGCATTATCCGGCGATGGCGCTGGTGCAGGTGGTGCGCCTGGTCGAGAAGGCAGCGCTCGTCGAGATCGAGGCGACGGCGGTGGTGCCGCGCTGAAACCTGCTTGTCGGGTGTCGTCTTAGAGCTCTGTTCTCAGCTTCCAGAGCTCCGGAAAAAGTTCGACCTCGAGCATCTTGCGCAAGTAGGAGACGCCCGACGTGCCGCCGGTTCCGCGCTTCAGGCCGATGATGCGCTCGACCGTCGTGACGTGGTTGAAGCGCCAGCGGCGGAAATAGTCTTCGAAATCGACCAGCTTTTCCGCAAGCTCGTAGAGCATCCAGTGTTTCGCCGGCGACGCATAGACGGTCTTCCAGACCTCCAGAACCTCGTCGTTTGGCGTACGCGTGACGCGCCAGTCGGTTCGGCGTGCGTCTTCGCCGATGTCAAAACCATTGCGTGCCAGCAGCAGCAGCGCCTCGTCATAGAGGCCCGGCTCAGCGAGAATTTCCTCGAGCTTTGCCATGATGTCGGCGCGGTGGGCGTGCGGGCCAAGCAGCGCCAAATTGCGATTGCCGGCGAGGAACTCGATCGCGCGGTACTGGTACGACTGGAAACCCGAGGACTGCCCGAGCTGATCGCGAAACTCGGTGTATTCGCTGGGTGTCATCGTCCGCAACACGTCCCAGGCGGTATTGAGCTGCTCGAAGATCCGCGCGATGCGCGAAAGCATCTTGAAGGCGGGCTGCAACTGGTCGTGGCGGATCGCCTTGATGGCGGAACGGAGTTCGTGGATGGCCAGCTTCATCCAGAGTTCGGAAGTCTGGTGCTGGATGATGAATAGCAGTTCGTCATGCGCGTCCGAGAGCGGCTCTTGCGCGTCCAGAACGCGTTCCAGATGCAGATAATCGCTGTAGGACATGCGCCCTTCGAACGACATCTGGGCTCCCTCACGCGAGGAGTCGCCGGGCTTGCCAGTCATGTTACGAGCGCCTTTTTGCGGTAATCCGCGGTATCCCAGCGGCGATTGGTCAAGACGTCGGCGATGATTTCGACTGCCGCGCGAACCTCGGCTTCTCCGATGTAGAGCGGCGTAAAGC includes these proteins:
- a CDS encoding RidA family protein, with product MPKGYANGMAADGRLVVTGGVIGWDTQGHLAPDFVAQVRQTLANISEILAEGGAGPQHLVRLTWYVVDIEEYLASLKELGRVYREIFGAHYPAMALVQVVRLVEKAALVEIEATAVVPR
- the kynA gene encoding tryptophan 2,3-dioxygenase yields the protein MTGKPGDSSREGAQMSFEGRMSYSDYLHLERVLDAQEPLSDAHDELLFIIQHQTSELWMKLAIHELRSAIKAIRHDQLQPAFKMLSRIARIFEQLNTAWDVLRTMTPSEYTEFRDQLGQSSGFQSYQYRAIEFLAGNRNLALLGPHAHRADIMAKLEEILAEPGLYDEALLLLARNGFDIGEDARRTDWRVTRTPNDEVLEVWKTVYASPAKHWMLYELAEKLVDFEDYFRRWRFNHVTTVERIIGLKRGTGGTSGVSYLRKMLEVELFPELWKLRTEL